The Octadecabacter arcticus 238 genome contains a region encoding:
- a CDS encoding DHCW motif cupin fold protein produces the protein MQLPATPFTCLDWDAVTPQEYPGTTGTSYWRCFDSGDLRVRVVDYGPDFLADHWCDRGHVLHVISGELVVELADGREVPMKSGNSFCVSNNGDSAHRVRTTQGCQVFIVD, from the coding sequence ATGCAATTGCCTGCCACGCCGTTCACCTGCCTTGACTGGGATGCCGTAACACCGCAGGAATATCCCGGCACCACCGGAACATCATACTGGCGCTGCTTTGACTCGGGCGATTTGCGGGTCCGCGTTGTTGATTATGGGCCTGATTTCCTGGCGGATCACTGGTGTGACCGTGGCCATGTCCTGCATGTGATCTCGGGGGAACTGGTGGTTGAACTGGCTGACGGCCGCGAAGTGCCGATGAAATCCGGCAACAGCTTTTGCGTGTCTAATAATGGTGATTCCGCGCACCGCGTGCGCACGACACAGGGCTGTCAGGTGTTTATCGTGGACTGA
- a CDS encoding D-ribose ABC transporter substrate-binding protein, whose translation MMKFTKRTLLAAAATLPLMAGSAWADGLISIIVNDPANPYWFTEGEVAKATAEELGYDATVSAHKGDTNVEANLVDAAITNGAVAIILDPANADGSIGVVRRATDAGIPVFLVNAEINESGIAIAQLVSNNAQGAALGAVTWQGLVGEEAKYVEFFGNPSDNNAATRSNGYNTVLSQYPGLEQVAQEVANWDRTQGYTKMQSIIQANPEIDAVIAGNDEMALGAIAAMKEAGTLDGVVVGGFDGSPDAVASIAAGEMAYTVLQPVAVFSREAVIQADYYITNGEAMVADEKQLFDCLLITPENLDDYSAPFTLSN comes from the coding sequence ATGATGAAATTTACAAAACGCACACTACTTGCTGCAGCCGCGACGCTGCCATTGATGGCGGGATCTGCATGGGCCGATGGCCTGATCTCGATCATCGTCAACGATCCAGCGAACCCTTACTGGTTCACTGAAGGCGAAGTGGCCAAGGCGACCGCCGAAGAGTTGGGCTATGACGCTACCGTATCCGCCCACAAAGGTGACACTAACGTTGAAGCCAATCTCGTCGATGCCGCAATCACTAACGGCGCGGTCGCGATCATCCTTGATCCGGCAAATGCCGACGGATCCATAGGGGTCGTGCGTCGCGCAACCGATGCGGGAATTCCTGTGTTCCTCGTCAACGCCGAAATCAATGAAAGCGGCATCGCGATTGCGCAGCTTGTGTCCAACAACGCACAAGGCGCGGCTCTTGGTGCGGTGACGTGGCAGGGTCTTGTCGGCGAAGAAGCCAAATACGTGGAATTTTTCGGCAACCCGTCGGACAACAACGCAGCCACAAGGTCCAACGGTTACAACACCGTGTTGTCGCAGTATCCAGGCCTTGAGCAGGTCGCACAAGAAGTCGCCAATTGGGACCGCACACAGGGCTACACCAAAATGCAGTCCATCATTCAGGCGAACCCCGAAATCGACGCAGTGATCGCCGGCAACGACGAAATGGCGCTCGGTGCGATTGCGGCAATGAAAGAGGCCGGAACACTCGACGGTGTCGTCGTCGGCGGATTTGACGGATCGCCTGATGCCGTAGCGTCAATTGCAGCGGGCGAAATGGCCTACACCGTTCTGCAGCCGGTCGCCGTGTTCTCCCGCGAAGCGGTGATTCAAGCCGACTACTACATCACCAATGGTGAAGCGATGGTCGCGGATGAAAAGCAGCTGTTCGATTGCCTGTTAATCACACCAGAGAACTTGGACGACTATTCCGCTCCGTTCACGCTGTCGAACTGA
- a CDS encoding ABC transporter permease: protein MSEAGTVRTASKPSKLRGFSLVPLLLEGRAFFALITIIVIFSFLSENYFSVSNFLIMSSQVAIFGLLAIGMLLVILSGGIDLSVGSTLALCGVFAGYLMQGVELETSGVIIYFPVWAVVMLTLCMGAFVGVVNGVLVAFFNVPAFVATLGTLYVARGVALLMTNGLTFNNLSGDPSFGNTGFEWLGFYRIWGVPISIFVLTVVAVGVYLLLTRSAFGRWLYSTGGNARAAELSGVPIRKVQIAVYVLSGICAAIAGIVLSSQLTSAGPTAGLTYELTAIAAVVVGGASLMGGRGTVGGTLLGAFVIVFLGAGLVIIGVSSYWQTVFTGAVIVLAVMLNSIQYGGKAR, encoded by the coding sequence ATGTCTGAAGCGGGAACGGTGCGGACCGCCTCCAAACCTAGCAAGTTGCGGGGGTTCAGCCTCGTTCCTCTGCTGCTGGAAGGGCGTGCATTCTTTGCGCTGATCACCATCATCGTGATCTTCTCGTTCCTGTCGGAGAACTATTTTTCCGTTTCGAACTTTCTGATCATGTCATCTCAGGTGGCGATTTTTGGGCTGCTGGCCATCGGCATGTTGCTGGTCATCCTGTCGGGCGGCATCGATTTGTCCGTCGGCTCGACGCTGGCGCTGTGCGGTGTTTTCGCGGGCTACCTGATGCAGGGTGTCGAACTCGAAACCTCGGGGGTCATCATTTATTTCCCCGTCTGGGCGGTCGTTATGCTGACGCTGTGCATGGGTGCATTCGTCGGTGTAGTGAACGGAGTCCTTGTTGCTTTCTTCAACGTGCCTGCGTTCGTCGCGACGTTGGGTACTTTGTATGTGGCGCGCGGCGTCGCGCTCTTGATGACGAACGGTCTGACCTTCAACAATCTATCGGGTGATCCTTCGTTCGGGAACACCGGATTTGAATGGCTCGGGTTCTACCGCATCTGGGGTGTGCCAATCAGCATTTTCGTGCTGACGGTGGTGGCCGTGGGCGTCTATCTTTTGCTGACAAGGTCAGCGTTTGGGCGGTGGCTTTATTCCACAGGCGGCAATGCACGCGCAGCCGAATTGTCCGGCGTGCCGATCAGAAAGGTCCAGATCGCGGTTTATGTCTTGTCAGGTATTTGCGCCGCAATCGCGGGTATCGTGCTAAGTTCGCAATTGACGTCCGCGGGCCCAACCGCCGGATTGACTTACGAGCTGACGGCCATCGCGGCCGTCGTTGTGGGTGGTGCGTCCTTGATGGGTGGGCGCGGCACCGTGGGCGGCACGTTACTGGGCGCCTTCGTGATCGTCTTTCTAGGCGCGGGCCTCGTTATTATCGGTGTATCGTCGTATTGGCAGACTGTATTTACCGGTGCCGTCATCGTCCTCGCCGTGATGCTCAATTCCATTCAGTATGGGGGCAAGGCGCGCTAG
- a CDS encoding sugar ABC transporter ATP-binding protein — protein sequence MIAHSAPQTDCATADTGDVVLAALNVSKRFGAVQALKGVNFDVHRGQVTTLFGENGAGKSTLMKVLSGVLLPTSGELILDGKPVEITSTVVARDLGISIIHQELSLAPNMTVRDNIFMGREITGPFGVKYAEQERQARALMLELEEDIDPLTPVENLRLGQQQIVEIARALSVNSRILIMDEPTSALSASEVDVLFKVIHDLKARGVSIVYISHHLEEALTITDHAVVLRDGVMTAAAPRSEVDLEWIVHNMVGDNFDLGSPPDSALGAPALQLEGLSVPAASGAGLAVDAMDLSVSTGEVVCIYGLMGAGRTEMMESVAGRLAPSGGRILLHGEDISHLTIARRIAAGLVLVPEDRQRDGLVQTMSVGRNLSLASIGNFTKNMMIRPKTENQIIDRSIAEVTVKTDGPNAPIGSLSGGNQQKVVIGKMLATKPSVILLDEPSRGIDIGAKAEVFRILAERAKAGMAVVYTTSEVTECLAIAHRVIVMRRGRIAAEFTKDISKEAIMAASGESMIV from the coding sequence ATGATCGCCCACTCCGCTCCGCAAACTGATTGCGCCACGGCCGACACCGGTGACGTGGTCCTTGCCGCGCTCAATGTTTCGAAACGCTTCGGGGCCGTGCAGGCGCTGAAGGGTGTCAATTTTGACGTACATCGCGGACAGGTCACGACGTTATTCGGCGAGAACGGCGCTGGCAAATCAACATTGATGAAAGTTTTGTCGGGTGTTCTGTTACCTACCTCGGGGGAGCTGATCCTCGACGGAAAGCCGGTCGAAATCACGTCGACCGTCGTAGCGCGAGATCTGGGCATCTCGATTATCCATCAGGAACTGTCGCTTGCTCCCAACATGACCGTGCGCGACAATATCTTTATGGGGCGCGAGATCACTGGGCCTTTCGGAGTAAAGTACGCCGAACAGGAACGTCAGGCCCGCGCCCTGATGCTGGAACTGGAAGAAGACATTGATCCGCTGACCCCGGTCGAGAATTTGCGCCTTGGCCAGCAGCAGATTGTCGAGATCGCCCGCGCACTTTCCGTCAACTCACGTATCCTGATTATGGATGAACCAACATCGGCGCTGTCCGCGTCCGAGGTGGATGTGTTGTTCAAGGTCATTCACGACCTTAAAGCGCGTGGTGTCAGCATCGTTTACATCTCACACCATTTGGAAGAAGCGCTGACGATCACCGATCACGCCGTTGTGCTGCGCGACGGCGTCATGACGGCTGCGGCCCCGCGCTCTGAAGTCGACCTTGAATGGATTGTGCACAATATGGTCGGCGATAATTTCGACCTCGGCAGCCCGCCCGACAGCGCATTGGGCGCCCCCGCGCTTCAGCTTGAAGGGCTGAGCGTCCCTGCCGCTTCTGGGGCGGGATTGGCCGTTGATGCCATGGATTTGTCGGTATCCACCGGTGAGGTTGTTTGCATCTACGGGTTGATGGGCGCGGGCCGCACGGAAATGATGGAATCTGTAGCGGGACGGCTTGCGCCAAGTGGCGGACGAATTTTGCTTCATGGTGAAGATATCTCCCACCTCACGATCGCACGGCGAATCGCTGCGGGATTGGTTCTGGTGCCAGAGGACCGGCAACGTGACGGGCTGGTTCAAACCATGAGCGTCGGGCGCAACCTGTCCCTTGCCTCCATCGGAAATTTCACCAAGAACATGATGATCCGGCCAAAGACGGAAAACCAGATCATCGATCGCTCCATCGCCGAAGTGACCGTTAAGACGGATGGACCGAATGCACCCATCGGATCACTATCGGGTGGCAATCAGCAAAAGGTCGTTATCGGCAAGATGTTGGCCACGAAGCCATCGGTCATACTGCTCGATGAACCCAGCCGCGGCATCGACATCGGCGCCAAGGCTGAAGTGTTCCGAATTTTAGCCGAACGTGCCAAGGCTGGCATGGCTGTCGTCTACACCACATCCGAAGTCACCGAATGTTTAGCCATCGCGCATCGTGTCATCGTGATGCGGCGTGGTCGGATTGCGGCGGAATTCACCAAAGATATTTCAAAAGAGGCGATCATGGCAGCCTCGGGCGAAAGCATGATCGTATGA
- a CDS encoding DUF2291 family protein, with amino-acid sequence MARTATKSNSWFTGKRRLLILAAGVLAVTVVIAFDTTVVRIGSSGDLRQQAFDPDAFGETEFPRIQALVIDRAPDAVTLATELDADKQAAIETYGTVAGAFPVLPVAFTGVAGEGRSGIFGVDIAGLPDGMTVRVQTGPAINGTELRDIPGDIDFGAFTNQIEYQDAGAGINRAMAAETLSDIDRETLSGETISVTGVFTMINAKNWLVTPVSIEVD; translated from the coding sequence ATGGCCAGAACAGCCACAAAATCCAATAGCTGGTTCACTGGGAAAAGACGCCTTTTGATCCTTGCTGCCGGTGTGCTGGCCGTGACCGTGGTAATTGCCTTCGATACCACCGTCGTTCGGATCGGCTCTTCTGGTGATCTGCGCCAGCAGGCGTTCGACCCCGATGCATTTGGAGAAACCGAATTTCCGCGCATCCAGGCGTTGGTCATTGACCGCGCACCGGATGCCGTGACTCTGGCGACCGAGCTGGACGCCGACAAACAGGCCGCCATCGAGACCTACGGCACAGTGGCGGGGGCATTTCCAGTCCTGCCCGTGGCCTTTACAGGGGTGGCAGGCGAAGGGCGGTCCGGCATCTTTGGCGTCGATATCGCCGGATTGCCCGATGGCATGACTGTGCGGGTCCAGACGGGCCCAGCGATCAATGGCACAGAATTGCGCGATATTCCCGGCGACATCGATTTCGGGGCGTTCACCAACCAGATCGAGTATCAAGACGCCGGCGCGGGCATCAACCGCGCGATGGCCGCTGAAACCCTGTCGGACATCGACCGCGAGACGTTGAGTGGGGAAACCATTTCCGTGACGGGTGTGTTCACGATGATCAACGCCAAGAACTGGCTCGTGACGCCGGTTTCAATCGAGGTGGATTGA
- a CDS encoding FGGY-family carbohydrate kinase, giving the protein MTESSDLIIGIDAGTSVIKAVAFDLKGRQVGVASVLNSYQSGKDGAATQDLAQTWSDCITALRGLVDKIEGVASRVVAIGVTGQGDGTWLVGADNAPVCDAWLWLDARAAPTVTRLADDASERARFEATGTGLNTCQQGSQLAHMLHHHPDMLNRAEVALHCKDWLFLNLTGVRATDPSEASFTFGDFRDRLYSDTVIEALGLSKQRRLLPEILDGTQQTHPLGADAAAATGLRTGTPVSLGYVDMVMTALGAGVYTGDAGSACSTIGSTGVHMRAVTSDNVQLNDQGTGYIICLPVPDMVAQVQTNMAATLNIDWALALAGDLLRDLGLPQDDNLVDYLDTWIARGAPAALMYHPYISEAGERGPFVNADARASLIGLNSTHRFPDMIRAIVDGLAMATRDCYAAMGSMPAELRVTGGAARSTELRKILASALNTPVRVSSRDEAGAAGCAMMAAVAIGAYADMDACIADWTTPLLGTPEPADPTLVAVYDQHFETYRATRQTLLPIWDSLAAQRLV; this is encoded by the coding sequence ATGACCGAATCGTCTGATCTCATCATCGGCATCGACGCGGGAACGTCAGTCATCAAGGCCGTCGCGTTTGATCTGAAAGGTCGTCAAGTCGGCGTGGCCTCGGTGCTAAACAGCTATCAATCGGGAAAAGACGGCGCGGCCACGCAAGACCTAGCGCAGACCTGGAGCGATTGCATCACTGCCTTGCGCGGGTTGGTTGATAAGATCGAAGGCGTTGCGAGCCGCGTCGTGGCGATCGGCGTGACCGGACAGGGCGACGGCACTTGGCTGGTCGGGGCGGACAATGCCCCGGTCTGCGATGCGTGGCTTTGGCTGGATGCCCGCGCGGCCCCCACCGTTACCCGATTGGCCGATGACGCAAGCGAGCGCGCTCGGTTTGAGGCGACAGGCACCGGGCTGAACACTTGCCAGCAGGGCAGCCAGCTTGCCCACATGTTACACCACCACCCCGATATGCTGAACCGCGCTGAGGTTGCGTTACATTGCAAGGATTGGCTATTCCTGAACCTAACCGGTGTCCGGGCGACAGACCCCTCAGAGGCCAGCTTCACCTTCGGCGACTTTCGCGACCGCCTCTATAGCGATACGGTCATCGAGGCCCTAGGGCTGTCAAAACAGCGCCGCCTGCTGCCCGAAATTCTGGACGGCACGCAACAAACGCATCCGTTGGGTGCTGACGCAGCAGCGGCGACGGGGTTGCGCACGGGAACGCCAGTATCTCTGGGATATGTCGATATGGTCATGACGGCGCTGGGTGCGGGCGTCTACACTGGTGATGCGGGTTCGGCCTGTTCAACGATCGGGTCCACGGGCGTGCATATGAGGGCCGTGACGTCGGATAATGTTCAACTGAACGATCAGGGAACGGGCTATATCATCTGCCTGCCGGTGCCGGACATGGTAGCGCAGGTTCAGACCAATATGGCCGCCACCTTGAACATCGACTGGGCGCTGGCCTTGGCCGGTGATCTTTTGCGCGACCTTGGCCTGCCGCAGGATGACAATCTCGTCGACTACCTCGACACGTGGATCGCCCGGGGCGCCCCAGCGGCGCTGATGTATCACCCTTATATTTCCGAGGCGGGTGAACGCGGCCCATTTGTGAACGCCGACGCGCGCGCAAGCCTGATCGGCTTGAACTCGACGCACCGCTTTCCCGACATGATCCGCGCCATCGTTGACGGCCTCGCCATGGCGACCCGCGATTGTTATGCCGCGATGGGCTCGATGCCGGCCGAACTGCGTGTGACGGGTGGGGCGGCGCGGTCCACCGAATTGCGCAAGATTCTCGCCAGTGCGCTGAACACTCCCGTGCGCGTGTCCTCCCGCGACGAAGCCGGTGCCGCGGGCTGCGCCATGATGGCCGCCGTCGCGATCGGCGCCTACGCCGACATGGACGCCTGTATCGCGGACTGGACGACGCCCCTTTTGGGCACGCCCGAACCCGCCGATCCAACCCTCGTTGCGGTATACGACCAGCATTTCGAAACCTACCGCGCCACGCGCCAGACTTTGCTCCCCATCTGGGACAGCCTGGCCGCACAGCGCCTCGTTTAA
- a CDS encoding glycerol-3-phosphate dehydrogenase codes for MTNIPTVDLFVIGGGINGAGFARDAAGRGLSVVLCEKDDLAEGTSSRSGKLVHGGLRYLEYYEFRLVREALIEREILMNNAPHIIWPMRFVLPHSPQDRPAWLVRLGLFLYDNLGGRKKLPGTRTLNLHRDPEGASIKDAFKKGFEYSDCWVDDARLVILNAVDAGERGATVLTRSACTSARREGDVWCVTTTNSVTGQILEFKAKVLVNAAGPWVTDVVTRVAGSNSARNVRLVKGSHIIVPKFWKGEHAYLVQNHDKRVIFINPYEGDKALIGTTDKPYEGHAEDVAAGEDEILYLIDAVNRYFKEQLTRDDVLSTFSGVRPLFDDGKGNPSAVTRDYVFDLEEAGGAPMLNIFGGKITTFRELAERGMHKIAKFFPDLGPDWTDAAPLPGGDMKDADYDTFCGTLKIDFPWMSRGLRRHYGRLYGTRVASVVGDAKSVDGLGRHFGGTLYEAEVNYLLAHEWAQTAEDILWRRTKHRLHLSDAEQSAFTEWFDHTRSQAA; via the coding sequence ATGACGAATATTCCAACGGTGGACCTTTTTGTCATTGGCGGAGGCATCAACGGCGCCGGCTTTGCGCGCGACGCAGCCGGTCGCGGCCTCAGTGTGGTGCTATGCGAGAAGGACGATCTGGCCGAAGGCACATCGTCGCGGTCCGGCAAGCTGGTCCATGGTGGTCTTCGCTATCTGGAGTATTACGAATTCCGGTTGGTGCGCGAGGCGCTGATCGAACGTGAAATCCTGATGAACAACGCGCCCCACATCATCTGGCCCATGCGCTTCGTTCTGCCGCACAGCCCTCAGGACCGCCCCGCGTGGCTCGTCCGGCTGGGGCTGTTCTTGTATGACAATCTGGGCGGGCGCAAAAAACTGCCCGGCACCCGCACTCTGAACCTTCACCGCGACCCCGAGGGGGCCTCGATCAAGGATGCCTTTAAAAAGGGCTTCGAGTACTCCGATTGCTGGGTCGATGATGCCCGCCTCGTGATCCTGAATGCGGTGGACGCAGGCGAACGCGGCGCGACTGTGTTGACCCGCAGTGCCTGCACGTCGGCTCGCCGCGAAGGCGATGTCTGGTGTGTAACCACCACCAATTCGGTCACCGGACAAATCCTCGAGTTCAAGGCCAAGGTCCTCGTCAACGCGGCGGGTCCATGGGTCACAGATGTAGTGACACGCGTGGCGGGATCCAATTCCGCGCGCAACGTGCGACTGGTCAAGGGCAGTCACATCATTGTGCCTAAATTCTGGAAGGGGGAGCATGCCTATCTGGTGCAAAACCACGACAAGCGCGTGATTTTCATCAACCCATACGAGGGTGACAAGGCTCTCATCGGCACAACGGACAAACCCTACGAAGGACATGCCGAAGACGTCGCCGCAGGCGAGGATGAAATCCTGTATCTGATCGACGCTGTGAACCGCTATTTTAAGGAACAGCTGACCCGAGACGATGTGTTGTCCACCTTCTCCGGTGTCAGGCCGTTGTTTGATGACGGCAAGGGCAACCCGTCCGCCGTGACCCGCGATTACGTTTTCGACCTCGAAGAGGCCGGTGGTGCGCCGATGCTGAATATCTTCGGCGGTAAAATCACCACGTTTCGCGAACTAGCCGAACGCGGGATGCACAAGATCGCGAAATTCTTTCCCGATTTAGGCCCGGATTGGACCGATGCGGCCCCCCTGCCCGGCGGTGACATGAAAGACGCAGATTACGACACGTTCTGCGGCACGCTTAAAATAGATTTTCCATGGATGTCGCGCGGTCTGCGGCGTCACTACGGGCGGCTCTACGGCACTAGGGTTGCGTCCGTGGTCGGGGATGCAAAATCCGTCGACGGGTTGGGACGCCACTTTGGCGGCACCCTTTACGAGGCCGAGGTGAACTATCTGCTGGCCCACGAATGGGCTCAGACTGCCGAGGATATTCTGTGGCGGCGCACCAAACATCGGTTGCACCTGAGCGATGCCGAACAATCTGCGTTCACCGAATGGTTCGATCACACAAGATCGCAGGCAGCCTGA
- a CDS encoding sugar phosphate isomerase/epimerase family protein, protein MPLSLSLNTNPLVNRFAEPDDLIDTIARDIRIRDIQLTHEFINPSWPAAVIRRLTRDMDRALQRTGARVTSGMTGPFGRLNHFGHPDVDVRRYYVDWFKTFADIVGDLGATSVGTQFAIFTYKDFDDPARRERLIEIAIDCWAEVADHAKSAGLDYLFWEPMSVGREFGETIVQSLALQDRLTAAGMAIPMWMMADIDHGDVTSDNPDDTDPFAWARAVPHVSPIIHIKQSMMDKSGHRPFTAAFNEKGAIQPAPLLKALNDSGAADNEICLELSFKEREPSDRQVVSDIAESVAFWAPHIDSGVEDLKL, encoded by the coding sequence ATGCCGCTGTCGCTGTCGCTGAACACCAATCCGCTGGTCAATCGGTTTGCCGAACCCGATGATCTGATCGACACAATCGCGCGCGATATCCGCATCCGCGACATCCAGCTGACCCATGAGTTCATCAACCCGAGCTGGCCTGCCGCCGTAATTCGCCGCCTGACCCGCGACATGGATCGAGCGTTGCAGCGCACAGGCGCGCGGGTGACGTCTGGCATGACCGGCCCCTTCGGACGACTGAACCATTTCGGCCATCCCGACGTGGACGTGCGCCGTTATTATGTCGATTGGTTCAAGACGTTCGCGGACATCGTCGGCGATCTGGGAGCCACATCCGTCGGCACGCAGTTCGCCATTTTCACCTACAAGGACTTTGACGATCCCGCCCGCCGCGAGCGCCTGATCGAGATCGCGATCGATTGCTGGGCCGAGGTGGCGGACCACGCCAAATCCGCTGGGCTAGACTACCTGTTTTGGGAACCAATGAGCGTGGGCCGCGAGTTTGGCGAAACGATCGTGCAAAGCTTAGCTTTGCAAGACAGGCTCACTGCCGCTGGTATGGCAATCCCCATGTGGATGATGGCCGATATCGACCATGGCGATGTGACCTCGGACAATCCTGACGATACCGACCCCTTCGCCTGGGCGCGGGCGGTTCCACACGTCAGCCCAATCATTCACATCAAGCAATCGATGATGGACAAATCCGGCCACCGCCCGTTCACTGCCGCGTTCAACGAAAAGGGAGCGATTCAGCCCGCACCGCTGTTGAAAGCACTCAACGACAGTGGTGCTGCTGACAACGAAATTTGCCTTGAGCTGTCGTTCAAGGAACGCGAACCGAGTGACCGTCAGGTGGTGTCCGACATTGCCGAAAGTGTCGCATTTTGGGCCCCCCATATCGATAGCGGAGTTGAGGATTTGAAACTATAG
- a CDS encoding sugar-binding transcriptional regulator: protein MVKDRLSDHAEHSLAIRAAWLHYVGGLRQAEVAKRIGVTSLKAHRLIARAVSEGAVKVSIEGEIVECLELEAAMTARFGLEVCEIAPDLGEDGVPFRTLALAGAAFLRRWSVSSDALTIGIGHGRTLAEAVRAMPGFKTNKISFVSLLGGLTRNFAANPHDVMHLLAEKTGARAYVLPVPFFANSAEDREVLLAQRGVKEVFGIAENAELKFVGIGTVGDDTQLVNSGMIEPAEIEEISRAGGVAEMLGHFFDSDGVALETPLISRTLAVSLDEGRKDRVFALAGGPEKEAPLRAILKSGRLSGLITDERTARALLAE, encoded by the coding sequence ATGGTAAAAGATCGCCTTTCAGATCATGCCGAGCATTCGCTCGCGATTCGTGCGGCATGGCTGCACTACGTCGGCGGACTTCGCCAGGCCGAGGTCGCCAAACGCATCGGCGTCACATCCCTCAAGGCGCACCGTCTGATTGCACGAGCCGTGTCCGAAGGTGCGGTAAAAGTCAGCATTGAGGGTGAGATTGTGGAATGCCTTGAGCTTGAGGCCGCGATGACCGCCCGCTTTGGTCTCGAAGTCTGCGAAATCGCGCCAGACCTTGGCGAAGACGGGGTTCCGTTCCGAACGCTGGCCCTTGCGGGGGCGGCGTTTTTGCGGCGTTGGTCGGTTAGCAGTGATGCGTTGACCATCGGCATCGGGCATGGCCGTACGCTGGCCGAAGCGGTCCGCGCGATGCCGGGGTTCAAGACGAACAAGATAAGCTTCGTGTCCCTACTGGGCGGACTGACCCGAAATTTTGCGGCCAACCCCCACGACGTGATGCACCTTCTGGCCGAAAAGACCGGCGCGCGCGCCTATGTACTGCCCGTGCCGTTTTTTGCCAACTCTGCCGAGGATCGCGAGGTTCTGCTAGCCCAACGCGGCGTTAAGGAGGTGTTCGGGATCGCTGAGAATGCGGAGCTAAAATTCGTCGGAATCGGCACGGTGGGTGATGATACGCAGCTGGTGAACTCGGGCATGATTGAACCTGCCGAGATCGAGGAAATTTCACGCGCGGGCGGTGTAGCCGAAATGTTGGGCCATTTCTTTGACAGTGACGGGGTCGCGCTGGAAACACCCCTCATCTCTCGCACGTTGGCCGTGTCTCTGGACGAAGGGCGTAAGGATCGCGTCTTTGCACTGGCCGGCGGCCCCGAAAAGGAGGCCCCGTTGCGTGCGATCCTGAAGAGTGGGCGCCTTTCGGGGTTGATCACGGACGAGCGCACCGCGCGGGCGCTACTCGCCGAGTGA
- the fba gene encoding class II fructose-bisphosphate aldolase (catalyzes the reversible aldol condensation of dihydroxyacetonephosphate and glyceraldehyde 3-phosphate in the Calvin cycle, glycolysis, and/or gluconeogenesis), with translation MSRITLRQLLDHAATNGYAVPAFNMSNMEQGLAIMAAADKVGAPVILQASRGARVYANDTVLAKLIDALVEIYPHIPVCMHLDHGSTLASCVTAVQHGFTSVMMDGSLGADGTTPADYEYNVSITRQVVQMAHAAGVSVEGELGILGSLETGMGDQEDGHGATEKLSHDQLLTDPDEAARFVAETGVDALAVAMGTSHGAYKFTRKPDGEVLAMDVIEAIHKKLPDTHLVMHGSSSVPEFLREQINEFGGDIKPTWGVPLEEIQRGIRNGVRKVNIDTDLRLAATAAIRKTLVTAPDEFDPRKYLKPAMDMMRDQSILKFEAFGTSGQAENIRAKSLAAMALEY, from the coding sequence ATGTCCCGTATCACACTTCGCCAACTCCTCGATCATGCGGCCACCAACGGTTATGCGGTGCCCGCATTCAATATGTCCAACATGGAACAGGGGCTGGCTATCATGGCAGCCGCCGACAAAGTGGGCGCGCCGGTCATTCTTCAGGCCAGCCGCGGAGCACGGGTCTATGCCAACGACACGGTGCTGGCAAAATTGATCGATGCGCTCGTCGAAATCTATCCCCACATTCCCGTCTGTATGCATCTGGATCACGGCAGCACGCTTGCGTCGTGCGTCACGGCGGTCCAGCACGGATTTACGTCGGTAATGATGGACGGGTCTTTGGGCGCGGATGGGACGACGCCCGCAGACTATGAATATAACGTCAGTATCACGCGGCAGGTGGTGCAGATGGCTCACGCTGCGGGCGTGTCGGTCGAAGGAGAACTGGGCATCCTTGGGTCGCTCGAAACCGGTATGGGCGATCAGGAAGACGGGCATGGCGCGACCGAGAAACTGTCGCACGATCAATTGCTGACCGACCCGGACGAGGCGGCGCGGTTCGTGGCCGAAACCGGCGTCGATGCGCTGGCCGTCGCGATGGGGACCAGCCACGGCGCTTATAAATTCACCCGAAAACCCGACGGGGAAGTTCTGGCGATGGACGTGATCGAGGCAATCCACAAGAAACTTCCAGACACCCATTTGGTCATGCACGGATCCTCCTCCGTCCCAGAGTTTCTGCGCGAACAGATCAATGAATTTGGCGGCGACATCAAACCGACGTGGGGTGTGCCGCTTGAGGAGATACAACGCGGCATTCGCAACGGGGTACGTAAGGTGAACATCGACACTGATCTGCGGCTAGCGGCCACGGCAGCGATCCGCAAGACGCTGGTGACTGCGCCCGACGAATTCGATCCGCGCAAATACCTCAAACCCGCGATGGACATGATGCGCGATCAAAGTATCCTGAAATTCGAGGCGTTCGGAACTTCAGGGCAGGCTGAAAACATCCGCGCCAAGTCGCTTGCGGCGATGGCGCTGGAGTACTGA